The genomic DNA TGTGTGCACAAAATTTGAAAGAATACAAGCTTCTTCCCACATCGAGTCAAACTTCATCATCTTTGTTTGCTTCAAATGATGATACGTTTCATATGTCAGATGTTAACCAGAAGACATATTGGATAAATGACAATTTGACCGATGTGGTGCATAAGAATTTTACAAATGCTTGTAACTTTATTGATTTACCTAGTCTCCCAGCAGAAACAGATGCTCCTCCCATCCTTGATTCTTTGAATGAACAAATCTCTTATGCTGGGTTGTTTTCCATAGATAACAGTAATCAATTATTGGATGCAGTGATTTCAAAGATCAATCCAGGTGTCAAACAGAGATCAGAAAGTAATGCTTCGTGTAAGAGTACAGTCACTGATACTTATAGTGCAAATTGTGCTAGAACTCCCAATCATGGTGAAGTACATTTGGCAAAGCACATGAAAGATGAGTTTGTTGGTTTTGCACCATTAGTGGTAAAAACAGAGCCTTCACACATAAGTTATGGCAGATCTTCGTGCAGCAGTGAGAAAAATGGAGAGAACTATCATGAGTCTGGGTTTCATAAGTCTCAAATCAGCCCATGGGTTGGAAGCTGTCACAGTGCTAAGAATGATTATGCATCAGATTCAACTAGTAAAAGGGTTTCAGAAATAGGTAATCTGAACCGAAAGAGGTCTAGACCTGGAGAGTGCCCTAGACCAAGGCCAAAAGATCGGCAAATGATCCAAGACCATATCAAGGAGCTTCGAGAAATAATCCCGAATGGTGCAAAGGTACTTTGTTGTAACAAGAAACTCTGAACCTTAGTTTCCAAGTTATGCTTGTTACTATGTAAGAGCACTGGTAATTTATTTTTGCCTTTTGATGTTGGTGGTGGAGCAGTGTAGCATTGATGCATTATTGGAAAAGACTATCAAACACATGCTTTTCTTGCAAAGTGTGACAAAGCATGCTGAAAAACTGAAAGTTGCTGGAGAACCCAAGGTGTGACTTCACTGCATGCTTATTATATGCCATGTGTTTCCTTGTTTAGATATGCCAATAGTGACATAGTTCTTTGCCAAAACTTCAAGCCAACACATTACTGTCAGTCACTATCATGATTAAGGTGCCTATCCCAACAAATTAGAGTTAGTTATACTAATCTAATCACTCTATTGAACTTTAACGAGACTACATCACTAATATTCAAATACAGtagttcattttttattttattaacaaATATTTTCTTTAATCTCCTTCAACCCCTTGTATTTTATACTCCAATTATTCAACCCTTCTTACTATCTAACATGTTTATTGTTTGAATCTGTTTTTCTCTTGGTTTGTCAACTATTGAAGCAATAATAATTGCTCCCAAatgttaatatttattattattattgttttcctTACTACTAACTCTACACATTCACCTCAGCATTACAATCTATCATGCATTAACTTTGTTAAGTGTTGCTTCCAAACAGTTCTCATCCTTATCATTCttctaaaatttttcttttagccTAGCAGGTACAGGACGGCTCATCTCTATTTTGACTATACATTCTTTACTATTTTAATGATATCTTCACTAATTcacctttattattattattattattttaaagttttCCACCGGTAAATCGGGAACGCTTAAGAgaaattcatccattaatttgCCGGACTCGATCCTTAGAATATCTCTTTATTATTGAACAATAGATTGAAGATATCGAATTTCTTGCTGacagagattttattttattccaTCTTCACTATGCcatcatttttttctttatttttattgaaattaCATTTTAGATATTCAAATTTGGTTTTGTTTATATTAAAACCATTAATTTTTGTAGTTTTCAACCCAATTCAAGCTCTGAATTTAATCTAACTGTAATCATCAATTAGTACAGGGTGGTTTCCATTTTATCAGATTCTTGTATCATTCCCATGCAGATCAGCACTCATCAAGGTGGTTTGCTCTTGAAAGACAACTTTAATGGTGGTGCAACATGGGCATTGGACGTGGGAACCCAACCAATCACCTGTCCCATTGTGGTGGAGGATCTGAACCCACCTCGTCAATTGCTGGTAGAGGTAAACCATAATACCCTACGCTTATACAAATCCCTCCACGTTTATTCCTCATCGATAAAGCTAAAGCCTCAAGTTGCATTTCCTCACAGATGCTATGTGAGCAGGGATGTTCCTTTCTGGAGATCGCTGACTTCATCAGAGGATTGGGTTTGACCATACTGAAAGGGGTGATGGAAACCCACAAAAACCATGCCTGGGCACGGTTTGCTGTCAAGGTACTACTCTTGATTGTCCCCTCGCATACAACAATAAAAGACTACTGTGAATCTTGCGCAAATCCAATCGCTAAAACTAGGCTGAACAATTATGTGCAGGCGAACAGAGACGTGACTCGGATGGAGATATTCCTTGCACTAATGCAACAGTCAGAACCCTCAGCTGGAAGCAGCATGGGACTACCAAATGCTGGTAATATCAACATGCCTCACCCTATTCTCCAGCCAACCTCTGTTCCTGAAAGAGTCATTTGATTAGTATTCCGGCTCCAATTGAAAGTTGTTTATGCTCATGCTTGTTCTGAATGCCGGCGGCAAGCTTGTCTTGCAGCCACTTCTGTTTTTTTTGACTTGTTCTTGTTTCCCTCTCTTAGCACTTGTTCTTATTTCCAAACATGTAGATAATTGTGCAGGACTGAATTCAGGTTgttgtttgtttctttttttgATTTTAAAGCATGAAATATAGAAATACAAAATCTAtaaaactcacagtgatctcctatAGTAGATTTTGATCTTCGCTTGTAGTCGGAAGAACGATTACGAATGAATCGGAAAGCTCTTCACGATTCACAAACCAAATCTTACAGAGGTATGTTCTTCTTCGCCGATTACTTGCTCACCACCTCTACCTTTTAATTCTTTGGACGTCTCTTATATAAAGGCAAGCGACAATAATATCGCTcataaaggaggaagatgaaggggaagaggCATCCTTTTATTTTCATAACTCCTATATCTCTTACTTGTtcaagtcaatccataaaggtTAATTAGTCACAAACATAGATAATATTTTAATCAAGTCACAAAGATCAGAGCAAAACATGAATTAGTcataaagaccaaataagaatatTCATTTCATATTTTAGTAAAAATGGCTCGTGCAATAATAAGCACACTGAGCAATTAATACTAAGAAGATTGTTATAACTTACATAACTGGTCTATAGAATAAATCAAACCCTAattaagttatttttatttatatcaaTATGAATATTTTTAATCCCTtgtaatgactattatgtcaatagcatgttccatattcaaatattcacaatcatttctatacataatagAAATggatcgaccagtgaataacatcaaaagatataaatctatttaatcttcctttttagttagaatctattcattctaataagtcactttcctagttatgctccatagaccaaaTCACCCATAACCAAttggaaacatgctaaagtagcatacACTGATTGGAACTTTAAATAGACAGTTAAATAGTTACTTAggataagattgagattaacttgtaatctcaagggtctcacatagtagagaagcagagacTCGTTCTCTTACTAATCTTATTGTCGCCATAGCATATATgttatgaatcacatgctacgatgttattctctttactaaaaagagcgtatactttttctcaaaatttaacatcgtatagATTTCGATTTAAACATACCTAATGTTTAATCTTGAATTCAATCTATGAATTCCAATATAgccttaagcagattcagtaaatggtgagttcatttactctgatcattacataaatgatctcatcttgacacaattatcaaggcgatcttaacttatgggtatgtctctattcacagctacataaacTATCTCATAAGTAACAGTCTtatctctatttatacttaacaaatagagataattgtccatgtgagtggacgaATCTCAACCTGCTAACATACTCGTCGAGACTTTTCTCCAAAATGTAACaatatatacactgaatagattatAACAGTTTACAATGTGTTATATTTTAAGAAGTCATAAAGACTTTCCATATCCTTAAAATGACTCTTTAgttaatgacttagtaaaaaaatttgtaaacatattacgtgtagggatatactcaaaaACTATCtatttcttgtcaacaatatattttacaaaattatatttaatttctatatgcttgtctttgctgtgatatttgggatctttggaaaaagttatagcagcttgactgtcacagtacactataacaggactcccactatccttaaTAATCTTCAAATACTTCAGAAACATTTTCAACCAGACATATTATTGCACAACTAATGTGCAAGCCACATAACTTTCATTTGTAGGTTCTGTGCgatcgacaagagggggtgaattgccttgaaaaaaCAAGTATACCCTTCTCAAAATTTACGATTTTGATTAAGACAAACACTTgaataaaagaaactaaaatgcataaaataagtatgagacacaaacgatttacttggtttacaatcggggaggttgttaatctaaggcaaatgAAGCTCAACTACTCGACTCCTTCTCCTACACAAGTCGTAGATGGAGAAGCCTTATACAGGACATTAGCAGCTCAGACTTTGAAGAACAGAGTAAAATAACTCGAATACAGAAAGTGTTATACAAATGAAGAGCACAAGGGCTCCTTTTATAGACTCATTGGTCGAAGTGACCGTTTGTTGACGTGGCACAGTCCAAACGCCTCCAGTGAGGCAAATTCTATCTCCATGTAATAGCGAAATGATAAGAATTTATCCACTCTCGAGCGCCCGGACCTGCTACGGGCGCTTAGACATCTGCTAACATTGCCTTAGCGATGATCCACAACAACAGGCACCTCTTCGGCACCAAACTAGACCAAGCGCCTGGACCAGCTCCGGGCACCAGGACTCTGGGCGCTTGGACTTGGTCCAAGCGCTCAGACAAGTGCTAACTTTAGAGTTGACTCTTTGTCCGACCTTCCGCTctggtcgcttgggtgatgctccgaccttctagagttgagctcacccgaactcaattctattcttctcctcgagcaaacctctgctccggcttctcgtccctcagaaatgtcgcactcatccttctcgctccatcggtgtactcttctgcaacttcTTGTTCCTCAGATGCACTGAACCCATCGACTTGAATCTCTTGTCATCTTTCTCATCCGCTGCGTCTTCCATTTGACTTTTTACATTCCTAAGTCTCTCTATACTCAAACGCAAGACATCAAATAACGTAGAGTCTAACTTgatttagttgatcacatcaaaatcaatgcGGAGTATTTataatcttcctctttttgatgtgatcaatccaagttaagttagaattaaaaagaacagtaaaataattacaattaataaacatgcaatgCAATTAATAAATACGTAATATTAAAACAAttaatatgtaaaaaaaatatacctTCCCCTATATTTaatctattattttctccttttgatcacattaaaaataaaggtaaaaaatTTGAAGGGATACAAAAACAGTGATTAACATGTAGCAAAATTCtgagaattattttttaaaaatttgaatttttacaatttaaacattatttttggaagaattaatttttaaattatttttaattgttaaCAAATTCTGAAAAATTGGGTCATGGTTAAACATACTTATCGAAAAAAAAAGTGATAAATTTTTTacgaataaacaaaattaatatgAGTAGTAAAGAAAAATACTTATTAAATAGATGTTGTGCTctaaaatttttgtaaaattttttgaGTATGTAAAATAAGAAGTATATCtggagaaaaataaatttttaaaaattgaatgttcaaaaattgttaatattaaaaatttgtattttcataaaaaattcatagaaaattaaataatggtaaaaaaaatttaaaaatatttcctttaCCAGATAACATGATGTTTTATcacaagaaaataaatttttaaaaataactctgtgaaataattttaattttaaatatacgatttttgttgaaaaattcataaaaaacaatatagtagtaaaaaaaaataaaatattttctacatATAAGTAATAAAATCATTTTTCatgaaaaaaattaagatttaattaattttgaacaaaaaggaatcaaaaaaaattatttgaaaaagttaGACAATTTTGAGCatgcaaataaaatattaaagtaaataaaaattagaacatgcttgaaaatttatataattttggaATTCAAAATATATTTCTATCTATTAGATTAATCAGATGTTTTCTAAGAATAAATTTTCTTTCTACTTTTGTAATTTGGCTtttatggtatctaaaatactAATTAAGCATTCGATGATATTTGAAATAAAGCATGTAAAAAATTTGAACATGAATTATCTTTTTTTAGCAattatattttatcttttaattttatattttttactattaatttcataaattcttATTTTAGGCATGCATTGTTTATTTTACATTCTAAGTTAATATTAACCTTTTTTAGAGAGTCAACCTTGGGTTGTAATTTGCATAGGGATTTACTTAGCATTTTAATATACTCAAATAA from Zingiber officinale cultivar Zhangliang chromosome 4A, Zo_v1.1, whole genome shotgun sequence includes the following:
- the LOC121970226 gene encoding transcription factor LHW-like isoform X2; amino-acid sequence: MASHVHFVGDGLVGQVASSGKYVWINKHRFGSICKGLAELNCQFAADIQTIIIIPVLPYGVIQFGSTQMVTENMGFIHHIRSLFTKIIYNSNDLLSEGTQKSLTEECQTYTSCRSTFGSRSTNACLNVDDRPNVTSDWCNPDSLKPQAPRSFSEYVSLVLSQFNKKVQPCASQLVPMKKAVKMAYPIGKLILQSEDGIFHMPDIQCIQQVLLDDTNSRCQNEHSISNSVLLSNTIKILEEELMFTSGVRPLEAANNVSDIGNINSSSNSPRVTKYLSSSTKLSLSGAPPNLDQRSHVLRLRSTWTSEVTMEHPFSCNEFAYTQSNAEVKENDDSVQASHLYSGESSGQVSYFDMLPSVLQECTIHDLKPVQSDQIGKNVDYEENGTCTRILCAQNLKEYKLLPTSSQTSSSLFASNDDTFHMSDVNQKTYWINDNLTDVVHKNFTNACNFIDLPSLPAETDAPPILDSLNEQISYAGLFSIDNSNQLLDAVISKINPGVKQRSESNASCKSTVTDTYSANCARTPNHGEVHLAKHMKDEFVGFAPLVVKTEPSHISYGRSSCSSEKNGENYHESGFHKSQISPWVGSCHSAKNDYASDSTSKRVSEIGNLNRKRSRPGECPRPRPKDRQMIQDHIKELREIIPNGAKCSIDALLEKTIKHMLFLQSVTKHAEKLKVAGEPKISTHQGGLLLKDNFNGGATWALDVGTQPITCPIVVEDLNPPRQLLVEMLCEQGCSFLEIADFIRGLGLTILKGVMETHKNHAWARFAVKANRDVTRMEIFLALMQQSEPSAGSSMGLPNAGNINMPHPILQPTSVPERVI